One segment of Agromyces albus DNA contains the following:
- a CDS encoding ribose-5-phosphate isomerase: MPEQLRIVVGSDDAGFDYKEILKRDLEQHGGVASVVDVGVDAEGHTSYPRVAVAAAELVAAGEADRALLICGTGLGVAIAANKVPGIRAATAHDSFSVERSVLSNDAQVLTMGQRVVGIELARRLVREWVDYRFDPASASAEKVAAIGQYETTGSC, from the coding sequence ATGCCTGAACAGCTTCGCATCGTCGTCGGCAGTGACGACGCCGGGTTCGACTACAAGGAGATCCTGAAGCGCGATCTCGAGCAGCACGGCGGCGTGGCATCCGTCGTCGATGTCGGCGTCGACGCCGAGGGGCACACGTCGTATCCGCGAGTCGCCGTCGCCGCCGCCGAGCTCGTCGCCGCCGGTGAGGCCGACCGGGCGCTGCTCATCTGCGGCACGGGCCTCGGTGTCGCCATTGCGGCGAACAAGGTGCCGGGCATCCGCGCCGCGACCGCGCACGACAGCTTCTCGGTCGAGCGCAGCGTGCTCTCGAACGACGCCCAGGTGCTCACGATGGGCCAGCGCGTGGTGGGCATCGAGCTCGCGCGCCGGCTCGTGCGCGAGTGGGTCGACTACCGCTTCGACCCGGCCTCGGCCTCCGCCGAGAAGGTCGCGGCGATCGGCCAGTACGAGACGACCGGATCCTGCTGA
- a CDS encoding glycoside hydrolase family 78 protein, translating into MATPAPPTIEHHRSPIGIGEPTPRLSWKVSGEPGWRQAAAELEIVRRGGVRRWVIETEQQVLVDWPDEPLRSREHAIVRVRVRGDGASWGAWSDPSDLEAGLLEPDDWAAVPVGGAWPEDPDSDDRRPALVRREFEVGDDLVSARLYATAHGLYEAEINGRRVGDDALAPGWTVYPRRLRYYTYDVTELLAPAQRNAIGAWLGDGWYRGRLGWRGGFRNIFGFDQSFLAQLELTYADGRREVIATDAAWRASVGPILRAGNYDGEEYDARLEQPGWSSPGFDDAAWSAVATRKRDRASLVAPQGPPVRCTEVIAPVEVLTSPTGKRIIDFGQNLVGRVRIRVSGEAGDRVTIRTAEVLQHGELYTRPLREAKSTDHYVLAGRAIEEWEPRFTFHGFRYAEVEGWPGDLDVAAARGDLVAAVYHTDLERTGWFESSDPELNRLHENVVWSMRGNFVDIPTDCPQRDERVGWTGDLQVFAPTASFLYDVSGMLAGWLTDVAVEQLPDGTIPWYVPVIPAHHMWTPIRPGAAWGDVATFTPWTLFERFGDVGILRAQYDSARRWVDLQARLAGPDRLWDHGFQLGDWLDPDAPPQDPADGKTDRYLVATAYFAASARFVARMAHVLGHAGDATRYARLADEVRTAFVSAYVGDDGIMTSDAQTAYALALAFDLLPELVRQPAGERLAELVAESGNRISTGFVGTPLVADALSITGHTDVAYDLLMERSCPSWLYAVAHGATTIWERWDSMLPDGTVHSGTMTSFNHYALGAVADWMHRTVAGIAPDAPGYRRIRFAPRPGGGLTWARAEHETPYGRAAISWRIEADRLEVEMTVPLGATAVLDLAGEGERELGPGVHRQVAEFAAVSVP; encoded by the coding sequence ATGGCTACTCCGGCACCGCCGACGATCGAGCACCACCGCTCGCCGATCGGCATCGGGGAACCGACTCCGCGATTGTCGTGGAAGGTGTCGGGCGAGCCGGGCTGGCGCCAGGCCGCTGCCGAGCTCGAGATCGTGCGCCGCGGCGGCGTGCGCCGTTGGGTCATCGAGACCGAACAGCAGGTGCTCGTCGACTGGCCCGACGAGCCGCTCCGCTCGCGAGAGCACGCGATCGTGCGGGTGCGCGTCCGCGGTGACGGCGCGAGCTGGGGCGCCTGGAGTGACCCGAGCGACCTCGAGGCTGGCCTGCTCGAGCCCGACGACTGGGCCGCGGTGCCCGTCGGCGGCGCCTGGCCAGAGGACCCCGACTCCGACGACCGAAGGCCCGCGCTCGTGCGCCGGGAGTTCGAGGTCGGCGACGACCTCGTCTCAGCTCGGCTGTACGCGACCGCGCACGGGCTCTACGAGGCCGAGATCAACGGGCGCAGGGTGGGCGATGATGCGCTCGCACCCGGCTGGACCGTCTACCCGCGCCGGCTCCGGTACTACACCTACGACGTGACCGAGCTGCTCGCACCCGCTCAGCGCAACGCGATCGGCGCGTGGCTCGGCGACGGCTGGTACCGGGGAAGACTCGGCTGGCGCGGCGGCTTCCGGAACATCTTCGGCTTCGACCAGTCGTTCCTCGCGCAGCTCGAGCTCACGTACGCCGACGGTCGTCGGGAGGTCATCGCGACGGATGCCGCGTGGCGCGCGAGCGTCGGGCCGATCCTGCGAGCCGGCAACTACGACGGCGAGGAGTATGACGCCCGGCTCGAGCAGCCCGGCTGGTCGTCTCCCGGCTTCGACGACGCCGCGTGGTCCGCAGTGGCGACACGGAAGCGAGACCGCGCCTCGCTCGTCGCACCGCAGGGCCCGCCTGTGCGCTGCACCGAGGTGATCGCCCCCGTGGAGGTGCTCACGTCGCCGACCGGCAAGCGGATCATCGACTTCGGCCAGAACCTCGTGGGCCGCGTGCGCATCCGCGTCTCGGGCGAGGCCGGCGATCGTGTCACGATCCGCACAGCGGAAGTACTCCAGCACGGCGAGCTCTACACTCGCCCGCTGCGCGAGGCGAAGTCGACCGACCACTACGTCCTCGCCGGCCGCGCGATCGAGGAGTGGGAGCCGCGGTTCACCTTCCACGGATTCCGGTACGCCGAAGTCGAGGGCTGGCCAGGCGACCTCGACGTCGCCGCGGCCCGCGGCGATCTCGTGGCGGCGGTCTATCACACCGACCTCGAGCGCACCGGCTGGTTCGAGAGCTCCGATCCTGAGCTCAACCGGTTGCACGAGAACGTCGTCTGGAGCATGCGCGGCAACTTCGTCGACATCCCCACCGATTGCCCGCAGCGGGACGAGCGGGTCGGCTGGACCGGCGACCTGCAGGTGTTCGCCCCGACAGCGTCGTTCCTCTACGACGTGAGCGGCATGCTCGCCGGCTGGCTGACGGATGTCGCGGTCGAGCAGCTCCCCGACGGCACGATCCCGTGGTACGTGCCGGTGATCCCCGCGCACCACATGTGGACGCCGATCCGTCCGGGCGCAGCTTGGGGAGACGTGGCGACGTTCACGCCGTGGACGCTCTTCGAGCGGTTCGGCGACGTGGGCATCCTTCGCGCGCAGTACGACAGCGCACGACGATGGGTCGACCTGCAGGCGCGACTGGCGGGTCCCGACCGGTTGTGGGACCACGGCTTCCAGCTCGGCGACTGGCTCGACCCCGACGCTCCTCCGCAGGACCCGGCCGACGGCAAGACCGACCGCTATCTCGTCGCGACGGCCTACTTCGCGGCATCCGCTCGGTTCGTCGCGCGGATGGCGCACGTGCTCGGTCATGCCGGCGACGCGACGAGGTACGCCCGGTTGGCCGACGAGGTTCGCACGGCGTTCGTCTCGGCCTACGTCGGCGACGACGGCATCATGACGAGCGATGCCCAGACGGCGTACGCGCTCGCGCTGGCATTCGACCTCCTGCCCGAACTGGTGCGCCAGCCCGCGGGGGAGCGGCTCGCCGAGCTCGTCGCCGAGTCGGGCAATCGCATCTCGACCGGCTTCGTCGGCACGCCGCTCGTGGCCGATGCGCTCTCGATCACGGGACACACCGACGTCGCCTACGACCTGCTGATGGAGCGGAGCTGTCCGTCGTGGCTCTATGCCGTGGCGCACGGGGCGACGACGATCTGGGAGCGTTGGGACAGCATGCTTCCCGATGGCACGGTGCACTCGGGCACCATGACGTCGTTCAACCACTACGCACTCGGCGCGGTGGCCGACTGGATGCACCGGACGGTCGCCGGCATCGCCCCCGACGCACCTGGGTACCGGCGCATCCGGTTCGCTCCGCGCCCGGGCGGCGGGCTCACTTGGGCCAGGGCCGAGCACGAGACGCCATACGGTCGCGCTGCGATCTCCTGGCGGATCGAGGCAGATCGGCTCGAGGTCGAGATGACGGTGCCGCTGGGCGCGACGGCCGTGCTCGACCTCGCCGGCGAGGGGGAGCGAGAGCTCGGGCCCGGCGTCCATCGTCAGGTCGCGGAATTCGCCGCCGTGTCGGTGCCCTGA
- a CDS encoding FadR/GntR family transcriptional regulator, giving the protein MPAFRDDSSAEIAAALGALPSGSAVSVVATQLLDLFTSGSIPPGTRLPPERQLAARLEVGRSAVREALAALEILGIVDVRPGSGTYLRGTVSELLPQSLSWGVLIGQRSTTELLELRSGLEIYVARLAADRLTDEQLTALARHLDRMRASVDDDLKSFVKADLAFHHELATSADNSVLLDLLQIVRSLLRVWVDRAVQDEAKARTALEEHEAVYRALAARDADAAASAMAAHMATASARLAAAHESDAAETA; this is encoded by the coding sequence ATGCCCGCATTCCGCGACGACAGTTCGGCTGAGATCGCCGCCGCGCTCGGCGCGCTTCCGTCGGGTTCAGCGGTCTCGGTGGTTGCCACGCAGCTCCTCGATCTCTTCACGAGCGGCTCGATCCCGCCAGGCACCAGGTTGCCGCCCGAGCGCCAGCTCGCAGCGCGCCTCGAGGTGGGTCGCTCAGCCGTGCGAGAGGCGCTCGCGGCGCTCGAGATCCTCGGCATCGTCGACGTGCGCCCCGGCTCGGGCACTTACCTCCGCGGCACGGTGAGCGAGCTCCTCCCCCAGAGCCTCAGCTGGGGCGTGCTCATCGGCCAGCGCAGCACGACCGAGCTGCTCGAGCTGCGCTCGGGCCTCGAGATCTACGTCGCGCGCCTCGCGGCCGACCGGCTGACCGACGAACAGCTCACCGCCCTCGCGCGGCACCTCGACCGCATGCGCGCCTCGGTCGACGACGACCTGAAGTCCTTCGTGAAGGCTGATCTCGCCTTCCACCACGAACTCGCGACGAGCGCCGACAACTCGGTGCTCCTCGACCTGCTGCAGATCGTGCGCTCGCTCCTGCGCGTCTGGGTCGATCGCGCCGTGCAAGACGAAGCCAAGGCTCGCACCGCCCTAGAGGAGCACGAGGCGGTCTATCGCGCCCTTGCCGCCCGCGACGCCGACGCGGCCGCCTCGGCGATGGCGGCGCACATGGCGACGGCTTCGGCGCGACTCGCGGCCGCCCACGAGAGCGACGCCGCGGAGACCGCCTGA
- a CDS encoding triose-phosphate isomerase family protein, with amino-acid sequence MPASVSVGVSLKMYFGHADARRWLERVAELAARHPGVVDGRVECFVIPTYVQVLPAIEAFRGTRVVIGAQDVATEDAGAYTGEVSAAELAEVGVRLAEVGHAERRRLFGESEEVVAAKTAAALRNGLTPVLCLGESERLEATDAAAEVVRQLHAALNSAPAGRVIVAYEPVWAIGAPEPAPADHIAIVASALRDAVDALDDRDDSTVIYGGSAGPGLLTRLGEAVDGLFLGRFAHDPAALADVLDEAAALADRRAGVVA; translated from the coding sequence ATGCCCGCGAGCGTGTCGGTCGGGGTGAGCCTGAAGATGTACTTCGGGCACGCCGACGCGCGCCGCTGGCTCGAGCGGGTCGCGGAGCTCGCGGCGAGGCATCCGGGGGTCGTCGACGGCCGAGTCGAGTGCTTCGTGATCCCCACCTACGTGCAGGTGCTGCCGGCGATCGAGGCATTCCGTGGCACACGAGTCGTCATCGGCGCGCAGGATGTCGCGACGGAAGACGCCGGCGCGTACACGGGCGAGGTGTCCGCCGCCGAGCTCGCCGAGGTCGGTGTGCGGCTTGCGGAGGTCGGGCACGCGGAACGGCGGCGGCTCTTCGGCGAGAGCGAGGAGGTCGTGGCCGCGAAGACGGCCGCGGCCCTGCGCAACGGGCTCACCCCCGTGCTCTGCCTCGGCGAGTCCGAGCGGCTCGAGGCGACGGATGCCGCGGCCGAGGTCGTGCGGCAACTGCATGCGGCGCTCAACAGCGCCCCCGCCGGGCGCGTCATCGTGGCGTACGAGCCCGTGTGGGCGATCGGGGCACCTGAGCCCGCCCCCGCCGACCACATCGCCATCGTGGCGAGCGCACTCCGCGACGCCGTTGATGCGCTCGACGACCGCGACGACAGCACGGTGATCTATGGCGGCTCGGCGGGGCCGGGACTGCTGACCCGGCTGGGCGAGGCCGTCGACGGGCTCTTCCTCGGGCGCTTCGCGCACGACCCCGCCGCGCTCGCCGACGTGCTCGACGAAGCGGCGGCACTCGCCGACCGACGAGCTGGGGTCGTCGCGTGA
- a CDS encoding dihydroxyacetone kinase family protein — MTRLHNRPEDFADEMIEGFVAANRRYVRHVPGGVVRSTRSPEGQVAVVIGGGSGHYPAFGGLVGQGLAHGAAMGNLFASPATGQVRSVATAAQNGGGVLLTYGNYAGDVLNFDAAQEELRAAGIPCETVTVTDDISSAPAVEKHRRRGIAGDLTVFKAAAAAAEAGYDLPEVVRVARHANERTRSFGVAFTGCTLPGADAPLFTVPEGRMAVGLGIHGEPGIDETDVPTADGLAELLVGSLLAELPDGVAEARGARVVPILNGLGALKYEEMFVVYRRIAGLLEEAGIEIVDPHVGEYCTSFDMAGTSLTLFWLDDELERLWNAPADTPAYRKGSVVAAELDEIAEATDAAADAIPEGSAESRRAAATAVEAIAAIAAVVDANVDELGHLDAIAGDGDHGIGMQRGAHAALAAARDTADAGAGAGTVFARAADAWSYRAGGTSGALWGVVLRSVGEALGDEHAPTRDAVAAGVRSAANGVVAYGKAQLGDKTMVDALLPFAESLEREIAGGARLAGAWSTADSTAATAAAATADLLPRMGRARPHAEKSLGTPDPGAHSFALIVHAVGEVLVGSTDEGKEHEHA; from the coding sequence ATGACGCGCCTGCACAACCGGCCCGAGGACTTCGCCGACGAGATGATCGAGGGCTTCGTGGCCGCGAACCGCCGCTACGTGCGCCACGTGCCCGGGGGAGTCGTGCGCTCGACGCGATCGCCCGAGGGCCAGGTCGCGGTCGTGATCGGCGGCGGCTCCGGGCACTACCCGGCCTTCGGCGGACTGGTCGGCCAGGGCCTTGCGCACGGTGCCGCGATGGGCAACCTCTTCGCGTCGCCGGCGACGGGCCAGGTGCGCTCGGTCGCGACCGCCGCCCAGAACGGCGGCGGCGTGCTGCTCACCTACGGCAACTACGCCGGCGACGTGCTGAACTTCGACGCCGCGCAGGAGGAGCTGCGGGCCGCGGGCATTCCGTGCGAGACGGTGACCGTGACCGACGACATCTCGAGCGCGCCCGCCGTCGAGAAGCACCGCCGACGCGGCATCGCCGGCGACCTCACGGTGTTCAAGGCCGCTGCCGCGGCAGCTGAGGCCGGATACGACCTCCCCGAGGTCGTGCGGGTGGCTCGCCACGCGAACGAGCGCACCCGCTCGTTCGGCGTCGCATTCACGGGCTGCACCCTCCCGGGCGCGGATGCCCCGCTCTTCACCGTGCCCGAGGGGCGTATGGCCGTCGGCCTCGGCATCCACGGCGAGCCCGGCATCGACGAGACCGACGTGCCGACGGCCGACGGGCTCGCCGAACTGCTCGTCGGGAGCCTTCTCGCCGAGCTCCCCGACGGCGTCGCCGAAGCGCGGGGCGCGCGCGTCGTGCCGATCCTCAACGGGCTCGGCGCCCTCAAGTACGAGGAGATGTTCGTCGTCTATCGCCGCATCGCCGGGCTCCTCGAGGAGGCGGGCATCGAGATCGTCGACCCGCACGTGGGCGAGTACTGCACGAGCTTCGACATGGCCGGCACCTCCCTCACGCTCTTCTGGCTCGACGACGAGCTCGAACGGCTCTGGAACGCCCCGGCCGACACCCCCGCCTATCGCAAGGGTTCCGTCGTGGCTGCAGAGCTCGACGAGATCGCCGAGGCGACGGATGCCGCGGCCGACGCGATCCCTGAAGGATCTGCCGAGTCGCGCAGGGCGGCCGCGACCGCCGTCGAGGCGATCGCCGCGATCGCCGCCGTCGTCGATGCGAACGTCGACGAGCTCGGACACCTCGACGCGATCGCGGGCGACGGCGACCACGGCATCGGCATGCAACGCGGCGCACACGCAGCACTCGCGGCGGCGCGCGACACCGCCGATGCGGGCGCCGGCGCCGGCACGGTGTTCGCACGGGCGGCCGACGCCTGGTCGTACCGGGCCGGCGGCACGTCGGGCGCACTGTGGGGCGTCGTGCTCCGCTCGGTCGGCGAGGCGCTCGGAGACGAGCACGCGCCGACGCGCGACGCGGTGGCGGCGGGCGTGCGCTCGGCGGCCAATGGCGTCGTCGCGTACGGGAAGGCGCAGCTCGGCGACAAGACGATGGTCGACGCGCTGCTCCCGTTCGCCGAGTCGCTCGAGCGCGAGATCGCCGGGGGTGCGCGACTCGCGGGGGCGTGGTCGACCGCCGACAGCACGGCGGCCACCGCGGCTGCTGCGACCGCCGACCTCCTGCCGCGCATGGGCCGCGCTCGCCCGCACGCCGAGAAGAGCCTCGGCACGCCGGATCCCGGCGCCCACTCGTTCGCCCTCATCGTGCACGCAGTGGGGGAAGTGCTCGTCGGATCGACCGACGAGGGGAAGGAACACGAGCATGCCTGA
- a CDS encoding LacI family DNA-binding transcriptional regulator, whose product MVVSVRDVAAAASVSVGTVSNVLNRPEKVSPETVERVRAAIAELGFVRNDAARQLRAGRSSSIGLIVLDVRNPFFTDVARGAEDRAAEDGMTLLLGNSDENPDREGAYLDLFEQQRVHGVLISPLTDDLPRLERLRKRGTPVVLVDRESADRSYSSVAVDDVVGGELAVRHLADIGRRRVAFVGGPSSIRQVVDRLEGARRAVEATPGMSLEVIETDSLSVLQGRAAGEQIRERPVSERPDAIFAANDLLAMGVLQALKMLGTVEVPGDIALIGYDDIDFASAAVVPLSSIRQPASLIGYTAVDLLLKEAAAGSEFTPEQVTFQPELVVRESTRA is encoded by the coding sequence GTGGTAGTCAGCGTGCGGGATGTCGCTGCTGCGGCATCCGTCTCCGTGGGCACGGTCTCGAATGTGCTGAACCGGCCCGAGAAGGTCTCGCCCGAGACCGTCGAGCGCGTGCGCGCTGCGATCGCGGAGCTCGGCTTCGTGCGCAACGACGCCGCTCGCCAGTTGCGGGCCGGGCGCAGCAGCTCGATCGGCCTCATCGTGCTCGATGTGCGCAACCCGTTCTTCACGGATGTCGCCCGCGGCGCCGAGGATCGCGCGGCCGAAGACGGCATGACGCTCCTGCTCGGCAACAGTGACGAGAACCCCGATCGTGAGGGCGCCTACCTCGACCTCTTCGAGCAGCAGCGCGTGCACGGCGTGCTCATCTCGCCGCTCACCGACGACCTGCCGCGGCTCGAGCGGTTGCGGAAGCGCGGCACTCCCGTCGTGCTCGTCGACCGCGAGTCGGCCGATCGGAGCTACTCGTCGGTCGCGGTCGACGACGTCGTCGGCGGCGAGCTCGCGGTGCGCCACCTCGCCGACATCGGACGGCGTCGTGTCGCGTTCGTGGGTGGCCCGTCGAGCATCCGGCAGGTGGTCGACCGGCTCGAAGGTGCGCGTCGTGCCGTCGAGGCGACCCCCGGGATGTCGCTCGAAGTCATCGAGACCGATTCGCTCTCCGTGCTGCAGGGCCGCGCGGCGGGCGAGCAGATCCGCGAGCGGCCGGTCTCCGAGCGTCCCGATGCGATCTTCGCGGCGAACGACCTGCTCGCCATGGGCGTGCTCCAGGCCCTCAAGATGCTCGGCACCGTCGAGGTGCCGGGCGACATCGCGCTCATCGGCTACGACGACATCGACTTCGCCTCGGCAGCGGTCGTGCCGCTCTCCTCGATTCGGCAGCCGGCCTCGCTCATCGGCTACACCGCCGTCGACCTCCTGCTCAAGGAGGCGGCTGCAGGCAGCGAGTTCACCCCGGAGCAGGTGACGTTCCAGCCCGAACTCGTGGTTCGCGAGTCGACGCGCGCCTGA
- a CDS encoding cupin domain-containing protein, which produces MPIYAPGHWLNPETRPEGCSIAGAGRIAVRAGDRFDRHHHEGDEVWFIARGRAWILVEGAEREVGPGDIVLVPAGTSHDILAVDGTFSGFFLEQEVPGQATGHLHRDVVDAAGHEVVALAEVAGDGQTGGFDTRRAWPGATQPPGTGTED; this is translated from the coding sequence ATGCCGATCTACGCACCGGGTCACTGGCTCAACCCTGAGACCCGCCCCGAGGGGTGTTCGATCGCCGGAGCGGGACGAATCGCGGTCCGGGCCGGAGATCGCTTCGATCGCCACCATCACGAGGGCGACGAGGTCTGGTTCATCGCGAGGGGCCGCGCATGGATCCTCGTCGAGGGCGCTGAGCGAGAAGTGGGCCCGGGCGACATCGTGCTCGTGCCCGCGGGCACGAGCCACGATATCCTCGCCGTCGACGGCACGTTCTCCGGCTTCTTCCTCGAACAGGAGGTGCCGGGTCAGGCGACCGGGCACCTTCATCGGGATGTGGTCGATGCGGCCGGGCACGAGGTGGTCGCCCTCGCAGAGGTGGCGGGCGATGGGCAGACTGGTGGTTTCGATACGCGTCGGGCTTGGCCCGGCGCTACTCAACCACCGGGTACCGGGACGGAAGACTGA
- a CDS encoding SDR family NAD(P)-dependent oxidoreductase, whose product MTDRLTGKTALVTGAASGIGRQVALRFLGEGARVVFADRDEAALATVVAGLGEGADGGGAAGGAGAARGVVMDISDEASVEAAMALLAADGWSPNVVVANAGVQLFGHDAKAGDLDLEVWRRTIDVNLTGTFLTVKHAVRAMLARDGGGGGGSIILTGSPTGVRGEGDVFTAYSTSKAGIHGLGRTVAAAYARDGIRVNTVIPAYTETPLVSTLTGDDDARTAIVSRIPMGRAGSAADVEGIMVYLASDESAFATGAAFAVDGGMSSL is encoded by the coding sequence ATGACCGACCGCCTGACCGGAAAGACCGCACTCGTCACGGGCGCAGCCTCGGGAATCGGGCGGCAGGTCGCGCTGCGATTCCTGGGCGAGGGCGCGCGCGTCGTGTTCGCCGACCGCGATGAAGCGGCGCTCGCCACGGTCGTGGCCGGGCTCGGCGAGGGAGCCGACGGAGGCGGGGCGGCCGGGGGAGCCGGGGCGGCCCGGGGCGTCGTCATGGACATCTCCGACGAGGCATCCGTCGAGGCGGCGATGGCATTGCTCGCGGCCGACGGCTGGAGCCCGAACGTCGTCGTCGCGAACGCCGGCGTGCAGTTGTTCGGCCACGATGCCAAAGCCGGCGACCTCGACCTCGAGGTCTGGCGCCGCACGATCGACGTCAACCTCACGGGAACCTTCCTCACCGTGAAGCACGCGGTGCGGGCGATGCTCGCGCGCGACGGCGGTGGAGGCGGCGGCTCGATCATCCTCACCGGCAGTCCCACCGGGGTGCGCGGGGAGGGCGACGTCTTCACCGCCTACAGCACGTCGAAGGCCGGCATCCACGGGCTCGGGCGCACCGTCGCCGCGGCCTACGCGCGCGACGGCATCCGCGTCAACACCGTCATCCCCGCGTACACCGAGACGCCGCTCGTCTCCACGCTCACGGGCGATGACGACGCGCGCACGGCGATCGTCAGTCGCATCCCGATGGGCCGCGCGGGCTCGGCGGCCGATGTCGAGGGCATCATGGTCTACCTCGCGAGCGACGAGAGCGCGTTCGCGACGGGCGCCGCGTTCGCCGTCGACGGCGGGATGTCGAGCCTGTGA
- a CDS encoding MFS transporter translates to MSDVERSAIRKVAVRLVPFVALMFFINYLDRTAIGFAAPNGMNEDLALSAAQFGFASGVFFIGYILLEVPSNLALHRFGARKWLARIMVSWGIVAALFTWVGNFEQLAVLRFLLGVAEAGFFPGAILFLSLWVPAAHRGKILALFYLAQPLTTVIGAPLAGVLIQQHGVFLGLEGWRFMFLGVAIPAIVIGVIAWFTLKDRPADAKWLTPAEQTWLTGALASEKAATEKSQHHVSMKHAFKSGRVWMLSLIYFGFIYGLYALAFFLPTIIEGFQAQAGVEFDVLQKGLITAIPYVPAAIALWLWSRDAARRGLRTWHIAAPAIAGAVSIPLALFAGSPAATIAVISITAMAIFAALPNFWTLPTQFLTGAAAAAGVALINTVGNLAGFSAPYITGVVHDWTGGYEVPMVLVGGFMLVSALLMVGLARSGRVRVARGHGPDAAASVIASDAASAADDEVSEARR, encoded by the coding sequence ATGAGCGACGTCGAGCGATCCGCGATCCGAAAGGTGGCCGTGCGCCTCGTGCCCTTCGTGGCGCTGATGTTCTTCATCAACTACCTCGACCGCACCGCGATCGGGTTCGCCGCCCCCAACGGCATGAACGAGGATCTCGCGCTCTCGGCGGCGCAGTTCGGCTTCGCCTCGGGGGTCTTCTTCATCGGCTACATCCTGCTCGAGGTGCCCTCGAACCTCGCGCTGCACCGCTTCGGGGCCCGCAAGTGGCTCGCGCGCATCATGGTGAGCTGGGGCATCGTCGCCGCCCTGTTCACGTGGGTTGGCAACTTCGAGCAGCTCGCCGTGCTGAGGTTCCTGCTCGGCGTCGCCGAGGCGGGCTTCTTCCCCGGCGCCATCCTCTTCCTGAGCCTCTGGGTGCCGGCCGCGCACCGCGGCAAGATCCTCGCGCTCTTCTACCTCGCGCAACCCCTCACGACCGTGATCGGCGCACCGCTCGCGGGCGTGCTCATTCAGCAGCACGGCGTGTTCCTCGGTCTCGAGGGCTGGCGCTTCATGTTCCTGGGCGTCGCGATCCCCGCGATCGTCATCGGCGTCATCGCGTGGTTCACCCTCAAGGACCGCCCGGCCGACGCGAAGTGGCTGACCCCGGCCGAGCAGACCTGGCTCACCGGCGCGCTCGCCTCCGAGAAGGCCGCGACCGAGAAGTCGCAGCACCACGTCTCCATGAAGCACGCCTTCAAGAGCGGCCGGGTGTGGATGCTCTCGCTCATCTACTTCGGATTCATCTACGGCCTCTACGCACTCGCGTTCTTCCTCCCGACGATCATCGAGGGCTTCCAGGCACAGGCCGGCGTCGAGTTCGACGTGCTCCAGAAGGGGCTCATCACCGCGATCCCGTACGTTCCCGCAGCGATCGCCCTCTGGCTGTGGTCGCGAGACGCCGCCCGCCGAGGCCTGCGCACGTGGCACATTGCCGCGCCTGCGATCGCCGGCGCCGTGAGCATCCCGCTCGCACTTTTCGCCGGGTCGCCGGCCGCCACCATCGCGGTCATCTCGATCACGGCCATGGCGATCTTCGCCGCGCTCCCGAACTTCTGGACCCTGCCGACGCAGTTCCTCACGGGGGCCGCCGCCGCTGCCGGAGTCGCGCTCATCAACACCGTCGGCAACCTCGCGGGATTCAGCGCCCCCTACATCACGGGCGTCGTGCACGACTGGACCGGCGGCTACGAGGTGCCGATGGTTCTCGTCGGCGGATTCATGCTCGTGTCGGCCCTGCTCATGGTCGGGCTCGCCCGCAGCGGCCGGGTGAGGGTGGCACGCGGTCATGGGCCGGATGCCGCGGCATCCGTCATCGCATCGGATGCCGCATCGGCCGCCGACGACGAGGTCTCGGAGGCGCGCCGATGA